A stretch of the Pseudomonas helvetica genome encodes the following:
- a CDS encoding carboxylesterase has translation MNETEIDLGEGSTGFVLGSGEVAVLLIHGLTGTPTELRRVAIGLAKSGCTVYVPTLAGHCGDNADLQATGWQDWYEGVRKTFVGIRQKHEQVFVGGLSMGAVMSMYVASEHPGQVAGLLMYSTTLRYDGWSIHKLAFLTPLLMKIPFGVHICSFEEKPPYGIKNERLRAIVERQMKDGESSNAGLLTMEGVTVRELHRMNAVVKKRMPSIKTPALVLHSIEDDITSRWNADYVERHLGGPVTKILLDNCYHMITVDLEYRRVVDLSADFVHQLSMKPGEREEYRQLA, from the coding sequence ATGAACGAAACAGAGATCGATCTCGGCGAAGGTAGCACCGGTTTCGTTCTCGGCAGTGGTGAGGTCGCGGTGTTGTTGATCCACGGCCTCACCGGCACCCCGACGGAGTTGCGTCGGGTTGCCATCGGCTTGGCCAAATCGGGTTGCACGGTGTACGTGCCAACCCTGGCCGGGCACTGCGGTGACAACGCCGACCTGCAAGCCACCGGCTGGCAGGATTGGTACGAAGGTGTACGCAAGACATTCGTGGGCATACGCCAGAAGCACGAACAGGTGTTCGTCGGCGGTCTGTCCATGGGCGCGGTCATGTCCATGTATGTCGCGTCCGAGCATCCGGGACAGGTCGCCGGCCTGCTGATGTATTCGACCACCCTGCGCTACGACGGCTGGAGCATCCACAAACTGGCGTTCCTGACGCCTTTGCTGATGAAGATTCCGTTCGGCGTGCACATCTGCAGCTTCGAAGAGAAGCCACCTTATGGCATCAAGAACGAGCGCCTGCGGGCGATCGTCGAACGCCAGATGAAGGACGGCGAAAGCAGCAATGCCGGTCTGTTGACCATGGAAGGCGTCACCGTGCGCGAATTGCACCGGATGAATGCCGTGGTCAAGAAACGCATGCCGTCGATCAAGACACCAGCACTGGTGCTGCACTCCATCGAAGACGACATCACCAGCCGCTGGAACGCCGACTACGTCGAACGTCATCTCGGCGGCCCAGTCACCAAGATCCTGCTGGACAACTGCTATCACATGATCACAGTTGACCTGGAATACCGCCGCGTCGTGGACCTGAGCGCGGACTTTGTCCATCAGCTTTCCATGAAGCCTGGCGAGCGTGAAGAGTATCGACAGCTGGCGTAG
- a CDS encoding aspartate aminotransferase family protein, whose amino-acid sequence MSDIRIATAEDQILLEKEAKYCSYGDTVHYIEPPRIFSRCEGSYVWDTSDQAYLDLQMWYSAVNFGYANPRLNNALKQQIDTLPQIASQYLHKGKIELSEMIAVDAKNKFGLDGRVHFNVGGSQSIEDSLKVVRNATNGKSLMFAFEGGYHGRTLGASSITSSYRYRRRYGHFGERANFIPFPYHFRGPKGMTKEEYGSHCVQQFARLFETEYNGVWDPKVGQSEYAAFYVEPIQGTGGYVIPPMNFYSELKQVLDQHGILMVVDEIQMGFWRTGKLWSIEHFDVKPDVIVFGKALTNGLNPLGGIWAREELINPKVFPPGSTHSTFASNPLGTAVGLEMFKMTHEVDYGSMVMAKGKYFLEGLQELQKRFPIIGDVDGLGLALRCEICTTDGFTPDKATLDYMVEEGMKGDMVVDGQKLGLILDVGGYYKNVITLAPSLEISYAEIDLGLKLLEQLLNRAMKR is encoded by the coding sequence ATGTCTGATATCCGAATTGCTACCGCAGAAGACCAGATTCTTCTGGAAAAAGAAGCCAAGTACTGCTCCTACGGCGACACCGTTCACTACATCGAACCACCGCGTATTTTCAGCCGTTGCGAAGGCTCGTACGTGTGGGACACCAGCGACCAGGCTTACCTGGACCTGCAAATGTGGTACTCGGCGGTCAACTTCGGCTATGCCAACCCGCGCCTGAACAACGCCCTGAAACAACAGATCGACACCCTGCCGCAAATCGCCAGCCAGTACCTGCACAAAGGCAAGATCGAGCTGTCGGAAATGATCGCGGTCGACGCCAAGAACAAGTTCGGCCTCGACGGTCGCGTGCACTTCAACGTCGGCGGTTCGCAGTCCATCGAAGACTCGTTGAAAGTCGTGCGTAACGCCACCAACGGCAAGAGCCTGATGTTCGCCTTCGAAGGCGGCTACCACGGTCGTACCCTCGGCGCCTCGTCGATCACTTCGAGCTACCGCTACCGTCGCCGCTACGGTCACTTCGGTGAGCGTGCCAACTTCATCCCGTTCCCGTACCACTTCCGTGGCCCGAAAGGCATGACCAAGGAAGAATACGGCAGCCATTGCGTGCAGCAGTTCGCCCGTCTGTTCGAAACCGAATACAACGGTGTGTGGGACCCTAAAGTCGGCCAGAGCGAATACGCAGCCTTCTACGTCGAGCCGATCCAGGGCACCGGCGGCTACGTGATCCCGCCGATGAACTTCTACAGCGAACTCAAGCAAGTGCTGGATCAGCACGGCATTCTTATGGTCGTCGACGAAATCCAGATGGGTTTCTGGCGTACCGGCAAGCTGTGGTCGATCGAACACTTCGACGTCAAACCGGACGTGATCGTCTTCGGTAAGGCGCTGACCAACGGCCTCAACCCACTGGGCGGTATCTGGGCTCGCGAAGAGCTGATCAACCCGAAGGTGTTCCCGCCAGGTTCGACTCACTCCACCTTCGCGTCCAACCCGCTGGGGACTGCGGTCGGTCTGGAAATGTTCAAGATGACCCACGAAGTCGACTACGGCTCGATGGTCATGGCCAAGGGCAAGTACTTCCTCGAAGGCCTGCAAGAGCTGCAGAAACGCTTCCCGATCATCGGCGACGTCGACGGCCTGGGCCTGGCCCTGCGCTGCGAAATCTGCACCACTGACGGCTTCACCCCGGACAAGGCGACCCTGGACTACATGGTCGAGGAAGGCATGAAGGGCGATATGGTGGTTGACGGTCAGAAACTGGGTCTGATCCTCGACGTGGGCGGCTACTACAAGAACGTGATCACCCTGGCCCCGTCGCTGGAAATCAGCTACGCGGAAATCGACCTGGGCCTGAAACTGCTCGAGCAATTGCTGAACCGGGCCATGAAACGATGA
- a CDS encoding amino acid ABC transporter permease produces the protein MDLDFSGVVQAVPGMWNGMVMTLQLTVLGVVGGIILGTLLALMRLSHSKLLSNIAGAYVNYFRSIPLLLVITWFYLAVPFVLRWITGEDTPIGAFTSCIVAFMMFEAAYFCEIVRAGVQSIPKGQMGAAKALGMGYGQMMRLIILPQAFRKMTPLLLQQSIILFQDTSLVYTVGLVDFLNATRASGDIIGRANEFLIIAGLVYFTISFAASRLVKRLQKRFAV, from the coding sequence ATGGATCTCGATTTCAGTGGCGTCGTACAGGCCGTCCCCGGCATGTGGAACGGCATGGTCATGACCCTGCAACTGACGGTACTCGGCGTCGTCGGCGGGATCATCCTCGGCACTCTCCTGGCGCTGATGCGCCTGTCCCACAGCAAGCTGCTGTCGAACATTGCCGGCGCTTACGTGAACTACTTCCGCTCGATCCCGCTGCTGCTGGTGATCACCTGGTTCTACCTGGCGGTACCGTTCGTGCTGCGCTGGATTACCGGCGAAGACACGCCGATTGGTGCATTCACCTCGTGCATCGTGGCCTTCATGATGTTCGAAGCGGCGTATTTCTGCGAAATCGTCCGGGCCGGCGTGCAGTCGATTCCCAAGGGACAGATGGGCGCAGCCAAGGCCTTGGGCATGGGCTACGGCCAGATGATGCGCCTGATCATCCTGCCGCAAGCGTTTCGCAAGATGACCCCGCTGTTGCTGCAACAAAGCATCATCCTGTTTCAGGATACCTCGCTGGTCTACACGGTCGGCCTGGTGGACTTCCTCAATGCTACGCGGGCCAGTGGCGACATCATCGGCCGCGCCAATGAGTTCCTGATCATCGCAGGTCTCGTGTACTTCACAATCAGCTTTGCCGCCTCACGGCTGGTCAAGCGTCTGCAAAAAAGGTTTGCCGTATGA
- a CDS encoding GNAT family N-acetyltransferase, with translation MITAQAFSTIEAIERCAWNDCFPGELEDWDYYRAVERAGVADFKWRYLALYEGSTLIAAAAAFTTQCSLDTTMQGIGKRITQCLRQWLPGVLEIRLYAIGSPVTEQCHAGTASHIAGDRRPALLRQLLALARNDADKAGIGLLAVKDVPSHDHQWIEVCREAGLQTMPALPSAVLPIAFGSLDAYLGTLGKSTRKDLRRKLRAHGPRIEWRRSVDDVLPQMMLLYEATLARSDLTFERLSAEYFTSILEHLDQRAACVLYWVDKQLVAFNLLLLDEHRLVDKFFAHDLEQSREYNLYFRSWLANVDYCIQHKIPLYECGQPDYASTLRLGCKFEGNTLFFHHRSGLLNTLLKLVKLFIRPDKSDPAMAAAISET, from the coding sequence GTGATTACCGCCCAAGCCTTTTCAACCATCGAGGCCATCGAACGCTGCGCCTGGAATGACTGTTTCCCTGGGGAACTGGAGGACTGGGATTATTACCGGGCGGTTGAACGGGCGGGGGTCGCCGACTTCAAGTGGCGCTACCTTGCACTCTATGAAGGCAGCACATTGATAGCCGCAGCCGCGGCATTTACCACACAGTGCTCGCTCGACACTACGATGCAGGGCATCGGCAAACGCATCACGCAATGCCTGCGCCAATGGTTGCCGGGCGTGCTGGAAATTCGCTTGTACGCCATCGGATCGCCAGTGACCGAGCAATGCCATGCAGGCACCGCCAGCCATATCGCTGGCGACCGGCGTCCGGCGTTGCTGCGTCAGTTGCTGGCGTTGGCCCGCAACGATGCCGACAAGGCCGGGATCGGCCTGCTGGCTGTCAAGGATGTGCCCAGCCACGATCACCAGTGGATTGAAGTCTGCCGCGAGGCCGGGCTGCAAACCATGCCCGCTTTACCCAGTGCAGTATTGCCGATTGCGTTCGGCTCACTCGACGCCTACCTCGGCACGCTGGGCAAATCCACCCGCAAGGACTTGCGTCGCAAGCTTCGGGCACACGGCCCGCGAATCGAATGGCGACGTTCGGTCGACGATGTATTGCCACAGATGATGCTCTTGTATGAAGCCACTCTGGCGCGCAGTGATCTGACGTTCGAACGACTGTCGGCAGAGTATTTCACCAGTATCCTCGAACACCTCGACCAACGTGCCGCGTGCGTACTGTATTGGGTGGACAAGCAACTGGTGGCGTTCAACCTGCTATTGCTGGACGAACATCGACTGGTGGACAAATTTTTTGCCCACGACCTGGAACAGTCCCGTGAGTACAACCTGTACTTCAGAAGCTGGCTGGCCAATGTCGACTATTGTATTCAGCATAAAATCCCGCTGTATGAGTGCGGCCAGCCCGACTATGCCAGTACGCTGCGGCTCGGTTGTAAATTTGAAGGCAATACGCTGTTTTTTCACCACCGCAGCGGGTTGCTCAATACATTACTGAAACTTGTGAAACTGTTTATCCGACCGGATAAATCCGACCCTGCGATGGCTGCTGCGATAAGCGAAACCTGA
- a CDS encoding MipA/OmpV family protein, which yields MFRITSAVFTALLGLGGFCATAQAAGITGEAGLGMSNQPYDPTGSRYETVPVPYFDLDWGDVSLSTDDGLTWSALKANGFSAGPFINYIPGRNSNGTLRGLHNVSAMGEAGGFVQYSPADFWRIFAFVGHTVGANRGQGGVLGRVGGEVGYPLGLGIIGSSELSANFADRQQTQTFFGVSAKDARDSEFRPYKASGGLQNVALTQNFEFPLAAKWSLVTSATWKHLTNSAADSTIVKQEGRVNQGEVQAAISYKFN from the coding sequence ATGTTCAGGATTACCTCTGCTGTATTCACTGCCTTGCTGGGCCTTGGCGGCTTTTGCGCCACCGCGCAGGCTGCCGGGATAACCGGTGAGGCGGGTCTCGGCATGAGCAATCAGCCCTATGACCCCACGGGTAGCCGTTATGAAACCGTGCCGGTGCCTTACTTCGATCTGGACTGGGGCGATGTCAGCCTCAGCACCGACGACGGTTTGACCTGGAGCGCCTTGAAAGCCAATGGTTTCAGTGCCGGGCCGTTTATCAACTACATTCCGGGTCGTAACTCCAATGGCACGCTGCGAGGCCTGCACAATGTGTCGGCCATGGGCGAGGCCGGCGGCTTCGTTCAGTACAGCCCGGCTGATTTCTGGCGCATTTTTGCTTTCGTCGGCCATACCGTGGGCGCTAATCGCGGCCAGGGTGGTGTGCTCGGTCGGGTGGGCGGGGAAGTGGGTTATCCACTGGGGCTGGGGATCATTGGCAGTAGTGAACTGAGCGCCAATTTTGCCGATCGCCAGCAGACCCAGACATTCTTTGGTGTTTCCGCGAAAGACGCCCGGGATTCGGAGTTCCGTCCGTACAAGGCCAGTGGCGGCTTGCAGAATGTGGCGTTGACCCAGAACTTCGAGTTCCCGCTGGCCGCAAAGTGGTCGCTGGTGACCAGTGCCACCTGGAAGCACCTGACCAATTCGGCGGCGGACAGCACTATCGTCAAACAAGAAGGCCGCGTGAACCAGGGCGAGGTTCAGGCGGCGATCAGCTACAAATTCAATTGA
- a CDS encoding MtnX-like HAD-IB family phosphatase: protein MIDWHIVCDFDGTITRTDVIDSILQRFADPSWEAIEEEWLSGAIGSRECLSRQLSLVKATPNELLEFFDSVEIDADFPDFVDHVVGLGASIEVVSDGIEQGIARILSRNYVSLLPILANRLRQVDNNSWRIDFPYSSEACRAASGNCKCKSTPSSKRVLVIGDGQSDMCVASTADFVFAKDRLAEHCERNGIAYARFDSFAELPALLAKLPAGSAANATDFALETSSELSLHNQELFHHV from the coding sequence ATGATTGATTGGCATATCGTGTGTGATTTCGACGGGACCATCACCCGGACCGACGTAATCGACAGCATTCTCCAACGTTTCGCCGACCCGAGCTGGGAAGCGATCGAGGAAGAGTGGCTGAGCGGTGCTATCGGCTCGCGTGAATGCCTCAGCCGCCAGCTTTCACTGGTCAAGGCAACGCCCAATGAACTGCTCGAGTTCTTCGACAGCGTCGAAATCGATGCCGACTTCCCGGACTTTGTCGACCATGTGGTCGGCCTGGGGGCTTCCATCGAAGTCGTCAGTGACGGTATCGAACAAGGTATCGCGCGGATTCTGTCGCGCAACTACGTCAGCCTCCTGCCGATCCTCGCCAACCGCCTGCGCCAGGTCGACAACAACAGCTGGCGCATCGACTTCCCGTATTCGAGCGAGGCCTGCCGCGCGGCTTCCGGCAACTGCAAATGCAAATCCACGCCCAGCAGCAAACGCGTGCTGGTGATTGGTGACGGTCAGTCCGACATGTGCGTGGCCTCCACCGCCGACTTCGTATTTGCCAAGGACCGCCTGGCCGAACATTGCGAACGCAATGGCATCGCTTACGCCCGCTTCGACAGCTTCGCCGAACTTCCGGCCTTGCTGGCCAAACTGCCGGCCGGCAGCGCAGCCAATGCCACTGACTTCGCACTTGAAACCTCTTCTGAACTCTCGCTACACAATCAGGAACTCTTCCACCATGTCTGA
- a CDS encoding sigma-54 dependent transcriptional regulator: MLGCQQALALEDIPCEGVGSAEEALARVGDNFAGIVISDIRLPGIDGLELLNRLKARDRSLPVVLITGHGDISMAVGAMQKGAYDFMEKPFSPERLVDVARRALEQRSLAREVTSLRRQLAERDSLEGRIIGRSPAMQHLRELIANVADTSANVLIEGETGTGKELVARCLHDFSRRQSQQFVALNCGGLPENLFESEIFGHEANAFTGAGKRRIGKIEHAHGGTLFLDEVESMPLPLQIKLLRVLQERTLERLGSNQSVAVDCRVIAATKSDLDDLSKAGQFRSDLYYRLNVVTLELPPLRERREDILQLFEHFLQQSSLRFDRALPELDNQTLSSLMSHDWPGNVRELRNVAERFALGLPAFKKSGSGGAAQGLAFSEAVEAFERNLLNDALQRSGGNLTQASQELGMAKTTLFDKVKKYGLSH; this comes from the coding sequence CTGCTCGGTTGCCAGCAGGCGCTGGCCCTGGAAGATATCCCCTGCGAAGGCGTTGGCAGCGCTGAAGAGGCCCTGGCGCGAGTCGGCGACAACTTCGCCGGGATCGTCATCAGCGACATTCGCCTGCCGGGCATCGATGGACTGGAACTGCTGAACCGCCTCAAGGCCCGTGACCGTAGCCTGCCGGTGGTGCTGATCACCGGCCATGGCGACATCTCGATGGCGGTTGGCGCGATGCAAAAAGGCGCCTACGACTTCATGGAGAAACCGTTCTCCCCCGAACGCCTGGTCGACGTCGCACGCCGCGCCCTGGAGCAACGCAGCCTGGCTCGCGAAGTGACCTCGTTGCGCCGGCAACTGGCCGAGCGTGATTCCCTGGAGGGGCGGATCATCGGGCGCTCGCCCGCCATGCAGCACCTGCGCGAGTTGATCGCCAACGTCGCCGATACGTCGGCCAACGTGCTGATCGAAGGCGAGACCGGCACCGGCAAAGAGCTGGTCGCGCGTTGCCTGCACGACTTCAGCCGCCGTCAGTCGCAGCAATTCGTCGCGCTGAACTGCGGTGGCCTGCCGGAGAACCTGTTCGAAAGTGAGATTTTCGGTCATGAAGCGAATGCGTTCACCGGTGCCGGAAAACGCCGGATCGGCAAGATCGAACATGCCCACGGCGGCACGTTGTTCCTCGACGAAGTAGAAAGCATGCCATTGCCGCTGCAAATCAAACTGCTGCGGGTATTGCAGGAGCGCACGCTGGAGCGGCTCGGCTCGAACCAGAGTGTCGCGGTCGACTGCCGGGTGATCGCGGCGACCAAATCCGACCTGGACGACTTGAGCAAGGCCGGCCAGTTTCGCAGCGACCTGTATTACCGCTTGAACGTTGTGACGCTGGAACTGCCACCGCTGCGTGAGCGTCGCGAAGACATCCTGCAATTGTTCGAACACTTCTTGCAGCAATCGTCCCTGCGCTTTGACCGTGCGCTGCCTGAACTGGACAACCAGACCCTGTCGAGCCTGATGAGCCACGACTGGCCCGGCAACGTGCGCGAGCTGCGTAACGTCGCCGAGCGTTTTGCCCTGGGTTTGCCGGCCTTCAAGAAGTCCGGCAGCGGTGGCGCCGCCCAAGGCCTGGCGTTCTCCGAAGCGGTGGAAGCCTTCGAACGCAACCTGCTCAACGATGCCTTGCAGCGCAGCGGCGGCAACCTGACCCAGGCCAGCCAGGAACTGGGAATGGCCAAGACCACGCTGTTCGACAAAGTTAAAAAATACGGCTTGAGCCACTAA
- a CDS encoding sensor histidine kinase encodes MKCDPTLYRAAPPSLAVKPRLIRQLFLPPLIILLMVGLGYLGFWVSEHYGIRSLSENGQRQLELHARAVESEISKYTYLPSLLELESSVSELLGDPTPEHRQAVNDYLEGLNRRSRSRAIYVMDTTGRVLATSNWRDVDSYLGEDLSFRAYFQNAVRGQPGRFYGIGSTNGEPGYYLAHGLEEQGKIIGVAVVKVRLEAMEERWQRARLEAFVSDENGIIILSSDPARRLKSVRPLSDDTKERLARSLQYYWYPLNELEPLARERLSEGVEKITFPANAELVSDEQEISYLSQTRVLSDTPWNFTLLTPLGDLRREAINQGILVAVAFALVAFLLIAWNERRKVIATRLAAREALQEANNQLERRITERTTDLRASNERLKSQIRERRQAEETLRRAQDELVQAGKLAAIGQMSTSIAHELNQPLAALRTLSGNTVRFLERGQLDIASANLKTINDLIDRMGRITASLRSFARRGDDQGQASLGKAVDAALQLLGARLESARLLLHREFSDVQVQIDQTRLEQILVNLIGNALDAMQAQPLPELWLEGDIVDGKYRLRVRDNGHGINAEARKHLFEPFFTTKPGEQGLGLGLTLSASLAAATGGHLGVEHPASGGTAFVLSLPLVSPVPAEPI; translated from the coding sequence ATGAAATGCGACCCCACTCTCTATCGCGCAGCGCCGCCATCACTTGCCGTGAAACCTCGTCTGATTCGCCAACTGTTCCTGCCACCGCTGATCATCTTGCTGATGGTCGGATTGGGTTACCTCGGCTTCTGGGTCAGCGAGCACTACGGAATTCGCAGCCTGAGCGAGAACGGTCAACGTCAGCTGGAACTGCACGCCCGCGCGGTCGAAAGCGAGATCAGCAAATACACCTACCTGCCCAGCCTGCTGGAACTCGAATCGAGTGTTTCAGAGCTGTTGGGCGACCCTACGCCCGAGCACCGGCAAGCGGTCAACGATTACCTCGAAGGCCTGAACCGGCGCAGCCGCAGTCGGGCAATCTACGTGATGGATACCACCGGTCGGGTACTGGCCACCAGTAACTGGCGCGATGTCGACAGCTACCTAGGCGAAGACCTGTCCTTCCGTGCGTATTTCCAGAATGCCGTACGCGGTCAGCCCGGTCGTTTCTACGGCATTGGCAGCACCAACGGCGAGCCCGGTTACTACCTGGCCCATGGCCTGGAAGAGCAAGGCAAGATCATCGGCGTCGCAGTGGTGAAAGTCCGCCTCGAAGCCATGGAAGAACGCTGGCAGCGTGCACGCCTGGAAGCCTTCGTCAGCGACGAGAATGGCATCATCATTCTGTCCAGCGACCCGGCGCGGCGGCTCAAATCGGTTCGCCCGCTCAGCGACGACACCAAGGAACGCCTGGCCCGCAGCCTGCAATATTACTGGTACCCGCTCAACGAACTGGAACCGCTGGCCCGCGAACGGCTGTCCGAAGGCGTGGAAAAAATCACCTTCCCGGCCAACGCCGAGCTGGTCTCGGATGAACAGGAAATCAGTTACCTGTCGCAGACCCGCGTCTTGAGCGATACACCGTGGAATTTCACCCTGCTCACACCGCTCGGGGATTTGCGTCGGGAAGCGATCAACCAGGGCATCCTGGTCGCGGTGGCCTTCGCGCTGGTGGCGTTCCTGCTGATTGCCTGGAACGAACGGCGCAAAGTCATCGCCACCCGCCTCGCCGCCCGCGAAGCGCTGCAAGAAGCCAACAATCAGCTCGAACGCAGGATTACCGAACGCACTACCGACCTGCGGGCCAGCAACGAGCGCCTGAAAAGCCAGATCCGCGAACGGCGCCAGGCCGAAGAAACCTTGCGCCGGGCTCAGGACGAACTGGTACAGGCCGGTAAACTCGCGGCCATCGGCCAGATGTCCACCAGCATTGCCCACGAATTGAACCAGCCGCTGGCCGCGTTGCGTACCTTGTCCGGCAATACCGTGCGCTTTCTCGAGCGCGGTCAGCTGGACATCGCCAGTGCCAACCTGAAAACCATCAACGATCTGATCGACCGCATGGGCCGGATTACCGCCAGCCTGCGCTCCTTTGCCCGGCGCGGCGACGATCAGGGCCAGGCCAGCCTCGGTAAAGCGGTAGATGCCGCCTTGCAGTTGCTCGGCGCACGCCTTGAAAGCGCTCGTTTGCTGTTGCACCGCGAGTTCAGCGACGTGCAAGTACAGATCGACCAGACCCGCCTGGAACAGATCCTGGTCAACCTGATCGGCAACGCCCTGGACGCCATGCAAGCGCAGCCATTGCCCGAACTATGGCTGGAAGGTGACATTGTCGACGGCAAATATCGCCTGCGCGTCCGCGATAACGGCCACGGTATCAACGCCGAAGCCCGCAAGCATTTGTTCGAACCTTTCTTTACCACCAAACCCGGCGAGCAGGGCCTGGGCCTTGGCCTGACCCTGTCGGCGAGCCTGGCGGCCGCCACCGGCGGTCACCTCGGCGTCGAGCACCCGGCCAGCGGTGGTACCGCTTTCGTCCTCAGCTTACCGTTGGTAAGCCCCGTTCCTGCCGAGCCGATATGA
- a CDS encoding GlpM family protein produces MLKAALGAAVVVILAFLAKTRNYYIAGLVPLFPTFALIAHYIVGKGRSLDDLKTTIVFGMWSIIPYFVYLATLYVMVDRLRLEASLAVAALAWLMAATVLVSVWVRVHA; encoded by the coding sequence CTGTTAAAAGCTGCACTGGGCGCCGCGGTGGTGGTGATCCTCGCCTTCCTCGCCAAAACCAGAAACTATTACATCGCAGGCCTGGTGCCGCTGTTTCCGACCTTTGCACTGATTGCCCATTACATCGTCGGCAAGGGCCGCTCGCTGGACGATCTGAAGACCACCATCGTGTTTGGCATGTGGTCGATCATTCCGTACTTCGTTTATCTGGCAACCTTGTATGTGATGGTCGATCGCCTTCGCCTGGAGGCCTCGCTGGCGGTGGCTGCGCTTGCGTGGCTGATGGCGGCGACGGTGCTGGTTTCTGTTTGGGTCCGCGTTCACGCCTGA
- a CDS encoding amino acid ABC transporter ATP-binding protein, producing the protein MISIKNVNKWYGDFQVLTDCSTEVKKGEVIVVCGPSGSGKSTLIKCVNALEPFQKGDVVVDGTSIADPKTDLPKLRSRVGMVFQHFELFPHLTITENLTIAQIKVLGRSKEEATKKGLQLLERVGLSAHAHKHPGQLSGGQQQRVAIARALAMDPIVMLFDEPTSALDPEMVNEVLDVMVQLANEGMTMMCVTHEMGFARKVADRVIFMDQGKIIEDCKKEEFFGDINARSDRAQHFLDKILQH; encoded by the coding sequence ATGATTTCTATCAAGAATGTCAACAAGTGGTATGGCGACTTCCAGGTACTGACTGATTGCAGCACCGAGGTCAAAAAAGGCGAAGTGATTGTGGTGTGCGGACCGTCTGGCTCCGGCAAATCCACCCTGATCAAATGCGTCAACGCCCTGGAACCGTTCCAGAAAGGCGACGTGGTGGTCGATGGCACCTCCATCGCCGACCCGAAGACCGACCTGCCGAAACTGCGCTCGCGCGTTGGCATGGTGTTCCAGCATTTCGAGCTGTTCCCGCACCTGACCATCACCGAAAACCTGACCATCGCGCAGATCAAGGTGTTGGGCCGCAGCAAGGAAGAAGCCACCAAAAAGGGCCTGCAACTGCTTGAGCGCGTCGGCCTTTCGGCTCACGCCCACAAGCACCCGGGCCAGCTCTCCGGTGGTCAGCAACAGCGTGTGGCGATTGCCCGTGCACTGGCGATGGACCCGATCGTCATGCTGTTCGACGAACCGACCTCGGCGCTCGACCCGGAAATGGTCAATGAAGTGCTCGACGTGATGGTGCAACTGGCCAACGAAGGCATGACCATGATGTGCGTAACCCACGAAATGGGCTTCGCCCGTAAAGTGGCGGACCGGGTGATCTTCATGGATCAGGGCAAAATCATCGAAGACTGCAAGAAGGAAGAGTTCTTCGGCGACATCAACGCCCGCTCGGACCGCGCGCAGCACTTCCTCGACAAGATTCTGCAGCACTAA
- a CDS encoding amino acid ABC transporter permease: protein MNYNWDWGVFFKSTGVGSETYLDWFITGLGWTIAIAIVAWIIALMLGSVLGVMRTVPNRLVSGIATCYVELFRNVPLLVQLFIWYFLVPDLLPQNLQDWYKQDLNPTTSAYLSVVVCLGLFTAARVCEQVRTGIQALPRGQESAARAMGFKLPQIYWNVLLPQAYRIVIPPLTSEFLNVFKNSSVASLIGLMELLAQTKQTAEFSANLFEAFTLATLIYFTLNMSLMLLMRMVEKKVAVPGLISVGGK, encoded by the coding sequence ATGAATTACAACTGGGATTGGGGCGTGTTCTTCAAGTCCACCGGCGTGGGCAGCGAGACCTATCTCGACTGGTTCATCACGGGATTGGGCTGGACCATCGCCATCGCCATCGTGGCCTGGATCATCGCCTTGATGCTGGGCTCGGTGCTCGGCGTCATGCGTACCGTGCCGAATCGCCTGGTATCGGGCATCGCCACCTGCTATGTGGAACTCTTTCGTAACGTACCGCTGCTGGTTCAGCTGTTCATCTGGTACTTCCTGGTGCCCGACCTGTTGCCGCAAAACCTGCAAGACTGGTACAAGCAGGACCTGAATCCGACCACCTCGGCCTACCTGAGCGTCGTCGTGTGCCTGGGCCTGTTCACCGCCGCCCGAGTGTGCGAGCAAGTGCGCACGGGTATCCAGGCGCTGCCGCGTGGCCAGGAATCGGCCGCCCGCGCCATGGGCTTCAAGCTGCCGCAAATCTACTGGAATGTGCTGCTGCCCCAAGCCTACCGGATCGTCATTCCGCCGCTGACCTCGGAATTTCTCAACGTCTTCAAGAACTCCTCCGTCGCCTCCTTGATCGGCCTGATGGAGCTGCTCGCACAGACCAAACAGACCGCGGAGTTCTCCGCCAACCTGTTCGAAGCCTTCACCCTGGCGACCCTGATCTACTTCACCCTGAACATGAGCCTGATGCTGCTGATGCGCATGGTCGAGAAGAAAGTTGCGGTGCCCGGCCTGATTTCCGTGGGGGGTAAATAA